A genomic segment from Malus domestica chromosome 05, GDT2T_hap1 encodes:
- the BZIP22 gene encoding BTB/POZ domain-containing protein At1g30440-like (The RefSeq protein has 2 substitutions compared to this genomic sequence) has protein sequence MACVKLGSKTDAFHKQGQAWFCTTGLPSDIVVEVGEMSFHLHKFPLLSKSGVMERLISEASEGEEGRVITIPDIPGGAKTFELVAKFCYGVKFELTASNVVYLRCAAEHLEMTEEYGEDNLITQSEAFLNQVVLRNWKDSLKALQTCDDILPYAEELNIPKRCMESLATKASTDPNLFGWPVKEHGGPMQSPGGSVLWNGISTGARPKKSSSDWWYEDASTLSLPLYQRLISVMESRGIKQEIIAASITFYAKKYLPGLNRRQGNDYSTNLKPVSLGSPPSEEDQKLLLEEVDRLLPFQKRVVPTKFLFGLLRTAMILRANPSCISNFEKRIGIQLDQATLEDLLMPNFSYSMETLYNVDCVQRILDHFLAMEQITGGVSPCSVDDEQLIGSSGPSLTPITMVAKLIDGYLAEVAPDVNLKLPKFQALAAAVPEYARPLDDGLYRAIDIFLKSHPWLAESDREQLCRLMDCQKLSLEACTHAAQNERLPLRIVVQVLFFEQLQLRTSIADCFLVSENLDGSRQLRSGFAGSTEGGWATTVRENQVLKVGMDNMRMRVSELEKECSNMRQEIEKLGRVKGSSTWGNVSKKFGFKIKSQMCSAQEGSVTSQHNASEQVEKLKERHGKQKKGSVKDE, from the exons ATGGCTTGCGTGAAATTGGGATCTAAAACTGATGCATTCCATAAACAAGGACAGGCCTG GTTCTGCACCACTGGGCTTCCTAGTGACATTGTTGTTGAAGTTGGAGAGATGTCATTTCATCTGCATAAG TTTCCTTTGCTCTCCAAAAGTGGGGTTATGGAAAGACTGATTTCCGAAGCAtctgaaggagaagaaggacgTGTCATAACCATCCCAGATATTCCTGGTGGGGCTAAAACATTTGAATTGGTAGCCAAGTTCTGCTACGGGGTGAAATTTGAGCTAACTGCCTCAAATGTTGTATATCTACGATGTGCTGCTGAGCATCTAGAAATGACTGAAGAGTACGGGGAGGACAACTTAATCACACAaagtgaagcctttctcaatcAAGTAGTTCTTCGAAATTGGAAGGACTCTCTAAAGGCACTTCAAACTTGTGATGACATTCTCCCTTATGCTGAAGAACTCAACATTCCAAAAAGGTGCATGGAATCACTTGCCACAAAAGCATCCACTGATCCTAATTTGTTTGGGTGGCCTGTCAAGGAGCATGGCGGCCCCATGCAAAGTCCTGGTGGGAGCGTCCTGTGGAATGGAATAAGTACGGGGGCCAGACCAAAGAAATCAAGTTCAGATTGGTGGTACGAGGATGCATCAACCTTAAGCTTGCCTCTCTACCAGAGGCTGATTTCGGTCATGGAATCTCGTGGCATCAAACAGGAGATTATTGCAGCCTCAATCACTTTTTATGCAAAAAAGTACCTTCCTGGGCTCAATCGGCGTCAAGGCAATGATTATAGTACTAATCTTAAACCAGTGTCCTTGGGGTCCCCACCATCAGAAGAAGACCAGAAGCTCTTACTTGAAGAGGTCGATCGGTTACTTCCATTTCAGAAGCGTGTAGTTCCAactaaatttttgtttggtctACTTCGAACAGCCATGATTCTTCGAGCGAACCCTTCTTGCACATcaaattttgagaaaagaattgGCATGCAGCTTGATCAAGCTACGTTGGAAGATCTTTTGATGCCAAACTTCTCTTATTCTATGGAGACTCTATACAATGTTGACTGCGTGCAACGAATTCTAGACCATTTCCTTGCCATGGAACAAATTACAGGAGGAGTGTCTCCATGTTCGGTCGATGATGAACAATTGATCGGGTCTTCAGGCCCTTCACTGACCCCAATCACAATGGTAGCCAAGCTCATTGATGGATACCTTGCAGAGGTCGCCCCTGATGTCAACTTGAAGCTCCCTAAGTTTCAGGCTCTTGCTGCTGCTGTTCCAGAATATGCCAGACCCTTGGATGATGGTCTTTACCGCGCAATAGATATTTTTTTGAAG TCACACCCATGGTTGGCAGAGTCCGACAGGGAACAGCTCTGCCGGTTGATGGACTGCCAGAAGCTTTCCTTGGAAGCTTGCACTCATGCTGCACAGAACGAGCGGCTACCCCTTAGAATAGTTGTTCAAGTTCTCTTCTTTGAGCAGCTTCAGCTTAGGACATCTATTGCGGACTGCTTTCTGGTTTCAGAAAATCTTGATGGATCAAGACAGTTAAGAAGCGGGTTTGCTGGGTCTACCGAGGGAGGCTGGGCCACAACCGTGAGGGAAAATCAGGTTTTAAAGGTTGGGATGGATAATATGAGGATGCGGGTATCTGAGCTTGAGAAGGAGTGTTCGAACATGAGACAAGAGATCGAGAAGTTGGGTCGCGTAAAAGGTTCTAGCACGTGGGGAAACGTATCAAAGAAATTCGGGTTCAAGATTAAGTCCCAGATGTGCAGCGCTCAAGAGGGATCGGTCACCAGTCAGCATAATGCGAGTGAGCAAGTCGAGAAACTAAAGGAGAGGCatggaaagcaaaagaaaggcTCTGTTAAAGATGAATAG
- the LOC103435614 gene encoding protein ALTERED PHOSPHATE STARVATION RESPONSE 1-like isoform X1, with amino-acid sequence MGCVASRIDKEERVRVCKERKKLMKHLVGFRGEFAEAQLDYVRSLRNTGAALRQFTESATLELDSTAPYGLEFQASPPLPLPPSPPPPPPLSPDLRKLYDSYTEEVCIELTKDDSSTPPPPPGPSSSWESWDPFGPSSPEHHKHDEMVEPLEEKWEEAKMEFEEDEQEEQTVANAVNSPPNNLQLAEPIVEDVSVKKRHTMDTADVPMVLRRSKKTLDGIATVLDDYFLKSSDGLKEIAVLMDIQGGDTFVPLSTNESKWKSSNSTKVFSAFPWSWSSRSLQFPKDVVESSGSSEPCRPGAHCITLKKLYGHEKKLYKEVKEEEFIKFEHDGKTKLLQKLEDENNDSTRTEKIRLSVESLESEILRLQHSISSTCSSIVKLIDNELYPQLVKLTSGLLHLWRTMYECHRVQHYISQQLNTLTDIQKLDLSSNYHRQATIQLETEVSCWYNHFCKVIKSQQEYVRTLSRWIQLTDSLVDDDRKSLYSSSICWMCEQWNLAFERLQDKEAAEAIKSLLSAIRLIFMQQEEEHNLQKKYEKLDKRLQKELCTLAEMEEKRTAEDGCSSLGPKHPLLLKRAKTEALKKQVDSEKAKYLNSVQVGKAMTLENLKTSLPNVFQALMTSTSRYVEAVEAVCGHIITADGFDSNSETGLRPT; translated from the exons ATGGGTTGTGTTGCATCTAGGATTGATAAGGAAGAGAGGGTGAGGGTTTGCAAGGAGAGAAAGAAGCTAATGAAACATTTGGTAGGGTTTAGAGGTGAATTTGCAGAGGCTCAGTTGGATTATGTAAGATCATTGAGAAACACTGGAGCAGCACTGAGACAATTTACGGAGTCGGCGACGTTGGAGCTTGATAGTACTGCTCCATACGGCTTGGAATTTCAAGCCTCACCGCCTCTCCCTTTGCCTCCTTCCCCGCCTCCACCACCCCCTTTGAGCCCTGATTTGAGAAAGTTGTATGATAGTTACACGGAAGAAGTATGCATTGAGCTTACTAAGGATGATAGCAGCACTCCACCACCTCCTCCAGGCCCTAGCTCGTCGTGGGAGTCTTGGGACCCCTTTGGCCCTTCTTCACCGGAGCATCATAAACATGATGAAATGGTGGAACCACTTGAGGAAAAATGGGAAGAGGCCAAAATGGAATTTGAGGAAGACGAACAGGAAGAGCAAACGGTTGCTAATGCTGTGAATTCGCCACCTAATAATCTGCAGCTTGCAGAACCCATCGTGGAGGATGTATCGGTGAAGAAGCGGCATACTATGGACACTGCAGATGTGCCCATGGTACTACGGAGAAGCAAGAAGACCTTGGATGGTATAGCTACTGTGTTAGATGATTATTTTCTGAAATCATCAGATGGTTTAAAGGAAATTGCTGTTCTTATGGACATCCAAGGAGGGGACACTTTTGTGCCACTCAGTACTAACGAAAGCAAAT GGAAGAGTTCCAATTCCACAAAGGTCTTTAGTGCATTCCCATGGAGCTGGTCTTCTAGGTCACTTCAATTTCCTAAAGATGTGGTTGAGTCTAGTGGTTCAAGTGAACCATGCAGGCCAGGAGCTCATTGCATCACACTGAAAAAATTATATGGTCACGAAAAGAAACTTTACAAAGAAGTTAAG GAGGAAGAGTTTATCAAATTTGAGCATGACGGGAAAACCAAATTACTACAAAAACTAGAGGATGAAAACAATGACTCGACCAGGACTGAGAAAATTCGGCTGAGCGTTGAGAGTTTGGAGTCTGAAATCTTACGTCTTCAGCACTCAATCAGCTCTACTTGTTCTTCTATAGTGAAGCTCATAGATAATGAGCTGTATCCTCAGTTGGTCAAGCTAACTTCCGG GCTTTTGCACTTGTGGAGAACGATGTATGAATGTCACCGAGTTCAGCATTATATCTCCCAGCAGTTGAATACTCTTACAGATATCCAAAAGCTAGACTTGAGTAGCAACTACCACCGCCAAGCAACAATTCAACTAGAAACCGAGGTCTCTTGCTGGTACAACCACTTCTGCAAAGTCATAAAATCTCAACAAGAGTATGTTAGAACCCTCTCCAGGTGGATCCAACTTACTGACAGTCTTGTTGATGATGATCGAAAGAGTCTGTACTCATCTTCTATTTGTTGGATGTGTGAACAATGGAATCTTGCCTTTGAAAGATTACAGGATAAG GAGGCAGCAGAAGCCATTAAGAGCCTTCTATCAGCCATCCGCTTGATTTTCatgcagcaagaagaggagcaCAATCTGCAGAAAAAATACGAAAAACTTGACAAAAGGCTGCAAAAGGAGTTATGTACATTAGCTGAGATGGAGGAAAAGAGAACTGCGGAAGATGGGTGTTCTAGTTTAGGCCCTAAGCATCCATTGTTGCTTAAGCGCGCCAAAACTGAAGCCTTAAAGAAGCAAGTGGACAGCGAGAAGGCTAAATATCTCAACTCGGTCCAGGTTGGTAAGGCCATGACATTGGAAAACCTGAAAACGAGCCTTCCTAATGTATTCCAAGCGTTAATGACGTCTACAAGTCGCTATGTCGAAGCCGTTGAGGCTGTTTGTGGGCACATTATAACAGCTGATGGTTTTGATTCCAATTCTGAAACTGGACTGCGCCCAACTTGA
- the LOC103435614 gene encoding protein ALTERED PHOSPHATE STARVATION RESPONSE 1-like isoform X3 yields MGCVASRIDKEERVRVCKERKKLMKHLVGFRGEFAEAQLDYVRSLRNTGAALRQFTESATLELDSTAPYGLEFQASPPLPLPPSPPPPPPLSPDLRKLYDSYTEEVCIELTKDDSSTPPPPPGPSSSWESWDPFGPSSPEHHKHDEMVEPLEEKWEEAKMEFEEDEQEEQTVANAVNSPPNNLQLAEPIVEDVSVKKRHTMDTADVPMVLRRSKKTLDGIATVLDDYFLKSSDGLKEIAVLMDIQGGDTFVPLSTNESKWKSSNSTKVFSAFPWSWSSRSLQFPKDVVESSGSSEPCRPGAHCITLKKLYGHEKKLYKEVKEEEFIKFEHDGKTKLLQKLEDENNDSTRTEKIRLSVESLESEILRLQHSISSTCSSIVKLIDNELYPQLVKLTSGLLHLWRTMYECHRVQHYISQQLNTLTDIQKLDLSSNYHRQATIQLETEVSCWYNHFCKVIKSQQEYVRTLSRWIQLTDSLVDDDRKSLYSSSICWMCEQWNLAFERLQDKVLLLAITDFPDKIFSLSHLYNKIRVGRLLCRGGSRSH; encoded by the exons ATGGGTTGTGTTGCATCTAGGATTGATAAGGAAGAGAGGGTGAGGGTTTGCAAGGAGAGAAAGAAGCTAATGAAACATTTGGTAGGGTTTAGAGGTGAATTTGCAGAGGCTCAGTTGGATTATGTAAGATCATTGAGAAACACTGGAGCAGCACTGAGACAATTTACGGAGTCGGCGACGTTGGAGCTTGATAGTACTGCTCCATACGGCTTGGAATTTCAAGCCTCACCGCCTCTCCCTTTGCCTCCTTCCCCGCCTCCACCACCCCCTTTGAGCCCTGATTTGAGAAAGTTGTATGATAGTTACACGGAAGAAGTATGCATTGAGCTTACTAAGGATGATAGCAGCACTCCACCACCTCCTCCAGGCCCTAGCTCGTCGTGGGAGTCTTGGGACCCCTTTGGCCCTTCTTCACCGGAGCATCATAAACATGATGAAATGGTGGAACCACTTGAGGAAAAATGGGAAGAGGCCAAAATGGAATTTGAGGAAGACGAACAGGAAGAGCAAACGGTTGCTAATGCTGTGAATTCGCCACCTAATAATCTGCAGCTTGCAGAACCCATCGTGGAGGATGTATCGGTGAAGAAGCGGCATACTATGGACACTGCAGATGTGCCCATGGTACTACGGAGAAGCAAGAAGACCTTGGATGGTATAGCTACTGTGTTAGATGATTATTTTCTGAAATCATCAGATGGTTTAAAGGAAATTGCTGTTCTTATGGACATCCAAGGAGGGGACACTTTTGTGCCACTCAGTACTAACGAAAGCAAAT GGAAGAGTTCCAATTCCACAAAGGTCTTTAGTGCATTCCCATGGAGCTGGTCTTCTAGGTCACTTCAATTTCCTAAAGATGTGGTTGAGTCTAGTGGTTCAAGTGAACCATGCAGGCCAGGAGCTCATTGCATCACACTGAAAAAATTATATGGTCACGAAAAGAAACTTTACAAAGAAGTTAAG GAGGAAGAGTTTATCAAATTTGAGCATGACGGGAAAACCAAATTACTACAAAAACTAGAGGATGAAAACAATGACTCGACCAGGACTGAGAAAATTCGGCTGAGCGTTGAGAGTTTGGAGTCTGAAATCTTACGTCTTCAGCACTCAATCAGCTCTACTTGTTCTTCTATAGTGAAGCTCATAGATAATGAGCTGTATCCTCAGTTGGTCAAGCTAACTTCCGG GCTTTTGCACTTGTGGAGAACGATGTATGAATGTCACCGAGTTCAGCATTATATCTCCCAGCAGTTGAATACTCTTACAGATATCCAAAAGCTAGACTTGAGTAGCAACTACCACCGCCAAGCAACAATTCAACTAGAAACCGAGGTCTCTTGCTGGTACAACCACTTCTGCAAAGTCATAAAATCTCAACAAGAGTATGTTAGAACCCTCTCCAGGTGGATCCAACTTACTGACAGTCTTGTTGATGATGATCGAAAGAGTCTGTACTCATCTTCTATTTGTTGGATGTGTGAACAATGGAATCTTGCCTTTGAAAGATTACAGGATAAGGTACTTCTGTTGGCTATCACTGATTTTCCTGACAAGATTTTCAGTCTTTCACACTTGTATAACAAAATACGAGTTGGACGCTTGCTGTGCAGAG GAGGCAGCAGAAGCCATTAA
- the LOC103435614 gene encoding protein ALTERED PHOSPHATE STARVATION RESPONSE 1-like isoform X2, with protein sequence MKHLVGFRGEFAEAQLDYVRSLRNTGAALRQFTESATLELDSTAPYGLEFQASPPLPLPPSPPPPPPLSPDLRKLYDSYTEEVCIELTKDDSSTPPPPPGPSSSWESWDPFGPSSPEHHKHDEMVEPLEEKWEEAKMEFEEDEQEEQTVANAVNSPPNNLQLAEPIVEDVSVKKRHTMDTADVPMVLRRSKKTLDGIATVLDDYFLKSSDGLKEIAVLMDIQGGDTFVPLSTNESKWKSSNSTKVFSAFPWSWSSRSLQFPKDVVESSGSSEPCRPGAHCITLKKLYGHEKKLYKEVKEEEFIKFEHDGKTKLLQKLEDENNDSTRTEKIRLSVESLESEILRLQHSISSTCSSIVKLIDNELYPQLVKLTSGLLHLWRTMYECHRVQHYISQQLNTLTDIQKLDLSSNYHRQATIQLETEVSCWYNHFCKVIKSQQEYVRTLSRWIQLTDSLVDDDRKSLYSSSICWMCEQWNLAFERLQDKEAAEAIKSLLSAIRLIFMQQEEEHNLQKKYEKLDKRLQKELCTLAEMEEKRTAEDGCSSLGPKHPLLLKRAKTEALKKQVDSEKAKYLNSVQVGKAMTLENLKTSLPNVFQALMTSTSRYVEAVEAVCGHIITADGFDSNSETGLRPT encoded by the exons ATGAAACATTTGGTAGGGTTTAGAGGTGAATTTGCAGAGGCTCAGTTGGATTATGTAAGATCATTGAGAAACACTGGAGCAGCACTGAGACAATTTACGGAGTCGGCGACGTTGGAGCTTGATAGTACTGCTCCATACGGCTTGGAATTTCAAGCCTCACCGCCTCTCCCTTTGCCTCCTTCCCCGCCTCCACCACCCCCTTTGAGCCCTGATTTGAGAAAGTTGTATGATAGTTACACGGAAGAAGTATGCATTGAGCTTACTAAGGATGATAGCAGCACTCCACCACCTCCTCCAGGCCCTAGCTCGTCGTGGGAGTCTTGGGACCCCTTTGGCCCTTCTTCACCGGAGCATCATAAACATGATGAAATGGTGGAACCACTTGAGGAAAAATGGGAAGAGGCCAAAATGGAATTTGAGGAAGACGAACAGGAAGAGCAAACGGTTGCTAATGCTGTGAATTCGCCACCTAATAATCTGCAGCTTGCAGAACCCATCGTGGAGGATGTATCGGTGAAGAAGCGGCATACTATGGACACTGCAGATGTGCCCATGGTACTACGGAGAAGCAAGAAGACCTTGGATGGTATAGCTACTGTGTTAGATGATTATTTTCTGAAATCATCAGATGGTTTAAAGGAAATTGCTGTTCTTATGGACATCCAAGGAGGGGACACTTTTGTGCCACTCAGTACTAACGAAAGCAAAT GGAAGAGTTCCAATTCCACAAAGGTCTTTAGTGCATTCCCATGGAGCTGGTCTTCTAGGTCACTTCAATTTCCTAAAGATGTGGTTGAGTCTAGTGGTTCAAGTGAACCATGCAGGCCAGGAGCTCATTGCATCACACTGAAAAAATTATATGGTCACGAAAAGAAACTTTACAAAGAAGTTAAG GAGGAAGAGTTTATCAAATTTGAGCATGACGGGAAAACCAAATTACTACAAAAACTAGAGGATGAAAACAATGACTCGACCAGGACTGAGAAAATTCGGCTGAGCGTTGAGAGTTTGGAGTCTGAAATCTTACGTCTTCAGCACTCAATCAGCTCTACTTGTTCTTCTATAGTGAAGCTCATAGATAATGAGCTGTATCCTCAGTTGGTCAAGCTAACTTCCGG GCTTTTGCACTTGTGGAGAACGATGTATGAATGTCACCGAGTTCAGCATTATATCTCCCAGCAGTTGAATACTCTTACAGATATCCAAAAGCTAGACTTGAGTAGCAACTACCACCGCCAAGCAACAATTCAACTAGAAACCGAGGTCTCTTGCTGGTACAACCACTTCTGCAAAGTCATAAAATCTCAACAAGAGTATGTTAGAACCCTCTCCAGGTGGATCCAACTTACTGACAGTCTTGTTGATGATGATCGAAAGAGTCTGTACTCATCTTCTATTTGTTGGATGTGTGAACAATGGAATCTTGCCTTTGAAAGATTACAGGATAAG GAGGCAGCAGAAGCCATTAAGAGCCTTCTATCAGCCATCCGCTTGATTTTCatgcagcaagaagaggagcaCAATCTGCAGAAAAAATACGAAAAACTTGACAAAAGGCTGCAAAAGGAGTTATGTACATTAGCTGAGATGGAGGAAAAGAGAACTGCGGAAGATGGGTGTTCTAGTTTAGGCCCTAAGCATCCATTGTTGCTTAAGCGCGCCAAAACTGAAGCCTTAAAGAAGCAAGTGGACAGCGAGAAGGCTAAATATCTCAACTCGGTCCAGGTTGGTAAGGCCATGACATTGGAAAACCTGAAAACGAGCCTTCCTAATGTATTCCAAGCGTTAATGACGTCTACAAGTCGCTATGTCGAAGCCGTTGAGGCTGTTTGTGGGCACATTATAACAGCTGATGGTTTTGATTCCAATTCTGAAACTGGACTGCGCCCAACTTGA